From the Candidatus Delongbacteria bacterium genome, one window contains:
- a CDS encoding NAD(P)/FAD-dependent oxidoreductase, which yields MDFDIIVIGAGAVGLALAAELAPTGELLLLEREDHWGRGISSRNSEVVHGGIYYAPGSLKARLCVAGRRRIEAWAAEGRFAYRPVGKFIVATTDDERPELTALLETGRANGVEGLRAVSLDELREAEPAVQAVAALWSPSTGILDSHGFLRFLWERAQAGGAQLALRSRVVGLAPVPGGWEVEVEEGPPPDGWEDPPGPLPRRTPAAGPRQTVSARLVLNAAGLQADQIAALAGVDVEGQGLRQHWSRGEYFAPRPGAGPPLRHLVYPVPPRAGEGHLGIHVTVDLAGAVRFGPSAAWPDPPESRREDYRQDLSLRDEFARGLARYLPGVRAADLEPAGVGLRPRLRPARDFVIRAESGPGLEGLVTLLGLESPGLTSAPAIATHVAGLLRERLGA from the coding sequence ATGGACTTCGATATCATCGTCATCGGTGCCGGCGCCGTGGGCCTGGCCCTGGCCGCGGAGCTGGCCCCGACGGGCGAGCTGCTGCTTCTCGAGCGCGAGGACCACTGGGGCCGGGGCATTTCCAGCCGCAACTCCGAGGTCGTGCACGGTGGCATCTACTACGCGCCGGGCAGCCTGAAGGCTCGCCTGTGCGTGGCGGGCCGGCGGCGCATCGAGGCCTGGGCGGCGGAGGGCCGCTTCGCCTACCGCCCCGTGGGCAAGTTCATCGTGGCCACGACGGATGACGAGCGGCCTGAGCTGACGGCCTTGCTGGAGACGGGTCGGGCCAACGGCGTGGAGGGTCTGCGCGCCGTGTCGCTGGACGAGCTACGGGAGGCGGAGCCCGCGGTCCAGGCGGTGGCCGCGCTCTGGAGTCCCTCGACGGGCATCCTGGACAGCCACGGCTTCCTGCGCTTCCTCTGGGAGCGGGCCCAGGCCGGCGGCGCCCAGCTGGCGCTGCGTTCGCGTGTGGTGGGACTGGCCCCCGTCCCCGGCGGTTGGGAAGTGGAGGTGGAGGAGGGTCCGCCGCCCGACGGCTGGGAGGACCCGCCCGGCCCGCTGCCCCGCCGGACGCCCGCCGCCGGACCGCGCCAGACCGTCAGCGCCCGGCTGGTGCTGAACGCCGCCGGCCTGCAGGCCGACCAGATCGCCGCCCTGGCCGGCGTGGACGTGGAAGGCCAGGGCCTGCGCCAACATTGGAGTCGCGGCGAGTACTTTGCGCCTCGGCCGGGTGCCGGCCCGCCGCTGCGGCACCTGGTCTACCCCGTCCCGCCCCGCGCGGGCGAGGGGCATCTGGGGATCCACGTCACCGTCGATCTGGCCGGCGCCGTGCGCTTCGGCCCTTCCGCCGCCTGGCCGGATCCCCCGGAGAGCCGGCGCGAGGACTACCGGCAGGATCTGAGCCTGCGTGACGAGTTCGCCCGCGGCCTGGCCCGGTACCTGCCGGGGGTGAGGGCCGCGGACCTGGAGCCGGCCGGGGTGGGCCTGCGTCCGCGCCTGCGCCCGGCCCGCGACTTCGTCATCCGCGCGGAAAGCGGGCCGGGACTGGAGGGCCTTGTTACCTTGTTGGGGCTGGAGTCGCCGGGGCTGACCAGCGCGCCGGCCATCGCCACCCACGTGGCGGGCCTGCTCCGGGAGCGCCTGGGGGCCTGA
- a CDS encoding MraY family glycosyltransferase, producing the protein MTYLLVSVFALSLMILLMPLLQRLALHIGAVDLPGARKVHTVPVPRIGGVLIVFTFLLTSLIFIPLTREVRSILAGSMVIAAMGLTDDLLGLGAWTKFILQWLTAGLFLAIAQPEISLPLLGQNPWLGWPAAAFMMVLLINAINLQDGLDGLAGGLVVIGGLSMGMYLIHGGEWMTVAVLTALIASVVGFLRVNTWPATIFMGDTGSYLLGFVLAAVFLLNLKGGRLPLWTGLCFFAIPLLDTLQVLIRRLLRGQSPFQADRGHLHHALVGLGLRHDSTVYLEYMLASFMGLVPMLVLSPLKLRWLGVGLILQLLGIFLIRRLLERRGKAMLSAADPGFARPLPRRLLTGLALTAILVLFGLELCLVKGVSLKYGILPAALSLGYALWSWLRLRFARQSRISITVTLIVATHFFILHQNGFGIYSLDQPLARAWLGLGLVLTLISVLLFLLYFRRIVLITNPIEYFLVFGAILLFFLPVELKATFSTDLLGVEMLSFFLFYQVFSSLIPQQENHLHALAVGSLVLLLLVGVLR; encoded by the coding sequence GTGACCTATTTGCTCGTCAGCGTCTTCGCGCTGAGCCTGATGATCCTGCTCATGCCCCTGCTGCAACGGCTGGCCCTGCACATCGGCGCCGTCGACCTGCCCGGCGCCCGCAAGGTCCACACCGTCCCCGTGCCGCGCATCGGCGGCGTGCTCATCGTCTTCACCTTTCTGCTGACCTCGCTGATCTTCATCCCCCTGACCCGGGAAGTCCGCTCCATCCTGGCCGGGTCCATGGTCATCGCGGCCATGGGGCTGACCGACGACCTGCTGGGGCTGGGGGCCTGGACCAAGTTCATCCTGCAGTGGCTCACCGCCGGGCTCTTTTTGGCCATCGCCCAACCCGAGATCAGCCTGCCCCTGCTCGGCCAGAACCCCTGGCTCGGCTGGCCCGCGGCCGCCTTCATGATGGTCCTCCTGATCAACGCTATCAACTTGCAGGATGGACTGGACGGTCTGGCCGGCGGCCTGGTGGTCATCGGCGGCCTCTCCATGGGCATGTACCTGATCCACGGCGGGGAGTGGATGACCGTGGCCGTGCTCACCGCCCTGATCGCCAGCGTGGTGGGCTTCCTGCGTGTCAACACCTGGCCGGCCACCATTTTCATGGGAGACACAGGCTCCTACCTGCTGGGCTTCGTGCTGGCCGCCGTGTTCCTGCTCAATCTCAAAGGCGGACGGCTGCCGCTCTGGACGGGTCTCTGTTTCTTCGCCATTCCCCTGCTGGACACGCTGCAGGTGCTGATCCGCCGCCTGCTGCGCGGCCAATCGCCCTTCCAGGCGGACCGTGGCCACCTGCACCACGCGCTGGTGGGCCTCGGGCTGCGCCACGACAGCACGGTCTACCTGGAGTACATGCTGGCCAGTTTCATGGGGCTCGTGCCCATGCTTGTGCTCAGTCCGCTCAAGCTGCGCTGGCTGGGCGTGGGCTTGATCCTCCAACTGCTGGGCATCTTCCTGATTCGCCGGCTGCTGGAGCGGCGCGGCAAGGCCATGCTGAGCGCCGCGGACCCCGGCTTCGCCCGCCCGCTGCCCCGTCGTCTGCTGACCGGGCTGGCCCTGACGGCCATCCTGGTCCTGTTCGGGCTGGAGCTCTGCCTGGTGAAGGGCGTGTCGCTCAAGTACGGCATCCTGCCCGCGGCCCTCAGCCTGGGCTACGCGCTCTGGTCCTGGCTGCGCCTGCGCTTCGCGCGCCAGTCGCGCATCTCCATCACCGTGACCCTGATCGTGGCCACGCACTTCTTCATCCTGCACCAGAACGGCTTCGGCATCTATTCGCTGGACCAGCCCCTGGCCCGGGCCTGGCTGGGCCTTGGTCTGGTCCTGACCTTGATCAGCGTCCTGCTGTTCCTGCTCTACTTCCGGCGAATCGTCTTGATCACCAATCCGATTGAGTATTTCCTGGTCTTCGGCGCCATCCTGCTCTTCTTCCTTCCCGTGGAGCTGAAGGCCACGTTCTCCACGGATCTGCTGGGCGTGGAGATGCTTTCCTTCTTCCTGTTCTACCAGGTGTTCTCCAGTCTGATTCCCCAGCAGGAGAACCACCTGCACGCCCTGGCGGTGGGCTCGCTCGTGTTGCTGCTGCTGGTGGGCGTGCTGCGATGA
- a CDS encoding O-antigen ligase family protein, with protein MGRVLSILLLAGGLLLAMALGLPLLIRLSEYLLTGEEKVYALVPLLGALGMAVYVLFLLARNRHRTLFYVFIVSLPLISTLHRRVELDVLGMEFYIETLLALLLCVYLWHARRIRGYRESTLFTLVLLSFLGALISALVNRTLNLPVAWSLVQEILLPFSLLIMTWSVIRDRRDLDALLHALLYSLLAFAVLSLAWVFVLDQTIGLDVGEVLSAQTRLSGGVRRFLVGAGFVNSEVGNRIFLLLMPVAVVLIHGRAFRRDNLLYYSIILLSTYFIIATEHRAALLGAALVFLIFLVFRRTRNVKLWMKLAVLFIAVFFLHNNIVEYLNRRILLDESIMIDGSAQKRFVMWSFALDLFKERPLFGIGPLQYLPAAMHTRAQAITPHNYYVTTLAEQGLVGLAAYLGIVGTIFARGLRNARRLLDPAMRRLNFGLLAGVFYYQFVLFFGGGRLTHNNSIYIHSLFWVVVAVLWILPRLQEVEARDAAALRGPAAAPPAGERAWSAPPAPGPGGGSPAGPAPGRPASPPLVADQGR; from the coding sequence ATGGGCCGCGTGTTGTCGATCCTCCTGCTCGCGGGCGGGCTGCTGCTGGCCATGGCGCTGGGCCTGCCCCTGTTGATCCGCCTCTCCGAGTACCTGCTGACCGGGGAGGAGAAGGTCTACGCCCTGGTCCCCCTGCTGGGGGCCCTGGGCATGGCCGTCTACGTGCTGTTCCTGCTGGCCCGCAACCGGCACCGCACCCTGTTCTACGTCTTCATCGTCTCCCTGCCGTTGATCAGCACCCTGCACCGCCGCGTGGAACTGGACGTGCTGGGAATGGAATTCTACATCGAGACCCTGTTGGCGCTGCTGCTCTGTGTCTACCTGTGGCACGCGCGCCGGATCCGCGGCTACCGGGAGTCCACCCTCTTCACCCTCGTCCTGCTGAGTTTCCTGGGCGCGCTGATCTCGGCCCTGGTCAACCGGACCCTCAACCTGCCCGTGGCCTGGTCCCTGGTCCAGGAGATCCTGCTGCCCTTCAGCCTGCTGATCATGACCTGGAGCGTGATCCGCGACCGCCGCGACCTGGACGCGCTGCTCCACGCCCTGTTGTATTCGCTGCTCGCCTTCGCCGTGCTCTCCCTGGCCTGGGTCTTCGTGCTGGACCAGACCATCGGGCTGGACGTGGGCGAGGTCCTCTCGGCCCAGACCCGCCTGAGCGGCGGCGTGCGGCGCTTCCTGGTGGGGGCGGGCTTCGTCAATTCGGAGGTGGGGAACCGGATCTTCCTGCTGCTGATGCCCGTGGCCGTGGTGCTGATCCACGGCCGGGCCTTCCGGCGCGACAACCTGCTCTACTACTCGATCATCCTGCTCTCGACCTACTTCATCATCGCCACGGAGCACCGCGCGGCCCTGCTGGGGGCGGCCCTGGTCTTCCTGATCTTCCTGGTGTTCCGCCGCACGCGCAACGTGAAGCTCTGGATGAAGCTCGCCGTGCTGTTCATCGCCGTGTTCTTCCTGCACAACAACATCGTGGAGTACCTGAACCGGCGCATTCTGCTGGACGAATCGATCATGATCGACGGGTCGGCCCAGAAGCGCTTCGTCATGTGGAGCTTCGCCCTGGACCTGTTCAAGGAGCGGCCGCTGTTCGGCATCGGGCCGCTGCAGTACCTGCCCGCGGCCATGCACACGCGGGCCCAGGCCATCACGCCGCACAACTACTACGTCACTACCCTGGCCGAGCAGGGGCTGGTGGGGCTGGCGGCTTATCTGGGAATCGTGGGCACGATCTTCGCGCGCGGCCTGCGCAATGCCCGGCGCTTGCTGGATCCGGCCATGCGGCGGCTGAATTTCGGCCTGCTGGCGGGGGTCTTCTACTACCAGTTCGTGCTGTTCTTCGGCGGCGGGCGCCTGACGCACAACAACTCGATCTACATCCACAGCCTGTTCTGGGTGGTGGTGGCCGTGCTCTGGATCCTGCCGCGCCTGCAGGAAGTGGAGGCCCGGGACGCGGCCGCCCTCAGAGGGCCCGCAGCCGCTCCGCCAGCCGGCGAACGTGCGTGGAGCGCGCCACCCGCTCCAGGGCCTGGCGGCGGATCTCCCGCGGGTCCAGCGCCCGGACGGCCGGCCAGTCCACCCCTCGTCGCGGATCAGGGTCGATGA
- a CDS encoding alginate lyase family protein: MSRLLAALRRESLPEIAQTLLVHKLWRPWQRRRWVARCRAAEAAQPLDLSERSWQWAAPAGIPPDWYSPHFYLSAADQEEAARATASPAADQALHQRCEEIARGDFRWLLANTPDLGPVPDWHALLDRPGAWPDRPSHELDYMSEARPGDIRRCWELSRHQYFLVLGRGWRRERDPRWAECFARHLEDWIRRNPPGRGPHWLQAQEVALRAISWCWAWHLFHDAPAFTPELRQLMLRALSWHFRYLEREVCAFGKWTHNHLISELCGLHLLGEFFPQLRGAARLAAWSRRLLLREAEKQIWPDGLAGELSTAYMGFVLDNLVSVLACRRERWRGTVLEQRVAAMGDAAAWLTRPDGCLPLVGDSDSGRGWLLQEELTDRRGYGQLPALVAGQPQAAWLPRRPAPEWHWLLGPRLAEAAAAWSPPAGGRTFHEGGSWCWRQHAGSDAHWLLLRGGAVRPRRWIPQGHQHADALALELSWQGRPLFVDPGTYAYGLETARRQLFRSSRVHSTLWVEGAGSCEFRGQRFGAWNVAASRWDELAASGTEPGAGLSVSYGGVTHRRRVRVQDPGLWIEDWVTRPAGRPAGLAFQLAPGLEAQPTERGWWLPGPGLRLDVELADGARPELRIEPGLVSRRYAEVEEAPRLRILLPAQASCRVTLRLGPADKAED, encoded by the coding sequence ATGAGCCGCCTGCTGGCCGCCCTGCGCCGCGAGAGTCTGCCCGAGATCGCGCAGACCCTGCTGGTCCACAAACTCTGGCGACCGTGGCAGCGCCGGCGCTGGGTGGCGCGCTGCCGGGCCGCCGAGGCGGCCCAGCCGCTGGACCTGTCGGAGCGCAGCTGGCAGTGGGCGGCCCCCGCCGGAATTCCGCCGGACTGGTATTCGCCCCACTTCTACTTGAGCGCCGCCGACCAGGAGGAGGCCGCCCGCGCCACGGCCTCCCCAGCAGCGGACCAAGCGCTCCACCAGCGCTGCGAGGAGATCGCCCGGGGCGACTTCCGCTGGCTGCTGGCCAACACGCCGGACCTGGGCCCCGTCCCCGACTGGCACGCCCTGCTGGACCGGCCGGGTGCCTGGCCCGATCGGCCCTCCCACGAGCTGGACTACATGAGCGAGGCGCGCCCGGGGGACATCCGGCGCTGCTGGGAGCTGAGCCGCCACCAGTACTTCCTGGTGCTGGGCCGGGGCTGGCGCCGGGAACGCGATCCGCGCTGGGCCGAGTGCTTCGCCCGGCACCTGGAGGACTGGATCCGCCGCAATCCGCCCGGGCGGGGACCACACTGGTTGCAGGCCCAGGAGGTCGCGCTGCGCGCCATCAGCTGGTGCTGGGCCTGGCACCTCTTCCACGACGCGCCGGCCTTCACGCCCGAGCTGCGCCAGCTCATGCTGCGCGCGCTCTCCTGGCACTTCCGCTACCTGGAGCGCGAGGTCTGCGCTTTCGGCAAGTGGACGCACAACCACCTGATCTCCGAACTGTGCGGCCTGCACCTACTGGGCGAGTTCTTCCCCCAGCTGCGGGGCGCCGCCCGTCTGGCCGCCTGGTCGCGCCGCCTGCTGCTGCGCGAGGCGGAGAAGCAGATCTGGCCGGACGGGCTGGCGGGCGAGCTCTCCACGGCTTACATGGGCTTCGTGCTGGACAACCTGGTCTCCGTGCTGGCCTGCCGGCGCGAGCGCTGGCGCGGCACGGTGCTGGAGCAGCGCGTGGCCGCGATGGGCGACGCGGCGGCCTGGCTGACCCGACCCGACGGCTGCCTGCCGCTGGTGGGGGATTCGGACAGCGGCCGCGGCTGGCTGCTGCAGGAGGAGCTGACGGACCGCCGGGGCTACGGACAGCTGCCCGCCCTCGTGGCGGGACAGCCCCAGGCCGCCTGGCTGCCCCGCCGGCCGGCGCCCGAGTGGCACTGGTTGCTGGGTCCGCGCCTGGCCGAGGCCGCGGCCGCCTGGAGTCCGCCCGCAGGGGGCCGAACCTTCCATGAGGGCGGCAGCTGGTGCTGGCGCCAGCACGCCGGATCCGATGCCCATTGGCTGCTGCTGCGGGGCGGCGCCGTCCGTCCGCGTCGCTGGATTCCCCAGGGTCACCAGCACGCGGACGCCCTGGCGCTGGAATTGTCCTGGCAGGGCCGGCCGCTTTTCGTGGATCCCGGCACCTACGCCTACGGGCTGGAGACGGCCCGGCGCCAGCTCTTCCGCAGCAGTCGCGTGCACAGCACGCTTTGGGTGGAGGGCGCCGGCTCCTGCGAGTTCCGTGGGCAGCGCTTCGGCGCCTGGAACGTGGCCGCCAGCCGCTGGGACGAGCTCGCCGCTTCCGGGACGGAGCCGGGCGCGGGCCTGAGCGTGAGCTACGGCGGCGTGACCCACCGGCGCCGCGTGCGCGTCCAGGACCCGGGGCTGTGGATCGAGGATTGGGTGACGCGTCCGGCGGGACGCCCGGCCGGACTGGCCTTCCAACTGGCCCCGGGGCTCGAGGCTCAGCCGACGGAGCGGGGCTGGTGGCTGCCCGGCCCGGGACTGCGGCTGGATGTGGAGCTGGCGGACGGCGCCCGGCCCGAGCTGCGAATCGAGCCCGGGCTGGTCTCGCGGCGCTACGCCGAGGTCGAAGAGGCTCCCCGCCTGCGCATCCTGCTGCCGGCCCAGGCGAGCTGCCGGGTCACCCTGCGCCTGGGCCCGGCCGACAAGGCGGAGGACTGA
- a CDS encoding glycosyltransferase family 4 protein — protein sequence MNPLVLLLLPHFLPGSRYGGPVRTIANLLTQLDGRYRFHLLTSDREFHDQRPYDLPANRWLPWQGQTRVRYADPRHLGPRDLRELGRELRPDVVYLNSFFHPRFSLLPYALWRRGAFGAAGLVLAPRGEFAPGALAQKALKKRLLLGAARLAGRYREPLWQASSPFEAQDIQRVWPGARLQIARNLGTTPADLPARERGKRAGELRLLFVGRVSRMKNLDFLLERLTDLPGRVELQVAGPAEDAGYLELCRAVAARLPASVQVRFLGAVEPAAVPGLLRNADLLFQPSLGENFGHAILEALAHGLPALISDRTPWRGLSAAQAGWDLPLEDPAAFRTALLEALALDEPAWQSWSHGARELGLRSLGDPEPVLQHEELFRRAMADHRWRGRA from the coding sequence GTGAACCCGCTGGTCCTGCTCCTGCTGCCGCACTTCCTGCCCGGCAGCCGCTACGGCGGACCCGTGCGCACCATCGCCAACCTGCTGACGCAGCTGGACGGACGCTACCGCTTCCACCTGCTGACCAGCGACCGCGAGTTCCACGACCAGCGGCCCTACGACCTGCCGGCCAACCGCTGGCTGCCCTGGCAGGGTCAGACCCGCGTGCGCTACGCCGATCCGCGCCACCTGGGTCCGCGGGACCTGCGCGAGCTGGGCCGCGAGCTGCGCCCGGACGTGGTCTACCTGAACAGCTTCTTCCACCCGCGCTTCTCGCTTTTGCCCTACGCGCTCTGGCGCCGCGGAGCCTTCGGAGCCGCCGGCCTGGTGCTGGCCCCGCGTGGGGAGTTCGCCCCCGGCGCCCTGGCGCAGAAGGCCCTCAAGAAGCGCCTGCTACTGGGCGCCGCCCGCCTGGCGGGACGGTACCGCGAGCCTCTCTGGCAGGCCTCGAGCCCCTTCGAGGCGCAGGACATCCAGCGGGTCTGGCCTGGCGCGCGCCTGCAGATCGCCCGCAATCTGGGAACGACGCCGGCGGATCTCCCCGCCCGGGAGCGCGGCAAGCGGGCGGGCGAGCTGCGCCTGCTCTTCGTGGGCCGGGTTTCGCGGATGAAGAACCTGGACTTCCTGCTGGAGCGCCTGACGGACCTGCCCGGCCGGGTGGAGCTGCAGGTGGCCGGTCCCGCGGAGGACGCCGGCTACTTGGAGCTCTGCCGCGCCGTCGCCGCCCGCCTGCCGGCTAGCGTGCAGGTGCGCTTCCTGGGCGCCGTGGAACCGGCGGCCGTGCCCGGCCTGCTGCGCAACGCCGATCTGCTCTTCCAGCCCAGCCTGGGGGAGAACTTCGGCCACGCCATCCTGGAGGCCCTGGCCCACGGCCTGCCGGCCCTGATCAGCGACCGCACGCCCTGGCGCGGCCTGAGCGCCGCCCAGGCCGGCTGGGACCTGCCGCTGGAGGATCCCGCCGCCTTCCGGACGGCGCTGCTGGAGGCCCTGGCGCTGGACGAGCCCGCCTGGCAGAGCTGGTCGCACGGGGCACGCGAGCTGGGGCTGCGCAGCCTGGGCGATCCGGAGCCCGTGCTCCAGCACGAGGAGCTGTTCCGCCGGGCGATGGCCGACCACCGCTGGCGAGGCCGGGCATGA
- a CDS encoding CapA family protein, with protein sequence MSARILICGDIAPPPATVDALCHAPLERLAPGHAELFRSADLVLANLEAPLSPPGSGSRKSGPVLQLPAEVTAGLRELRIQALGLANNHSMDHGPAGLERTRAALDQAGIRHCGAGATLAEASRPLLLEAGGRRVGLLAVGAQEFGVARPDRPGMCPLDPVHALPALQGLVRQCEFPIVLVHAGNEGHAYPNPWLQAYCRLLVDTGARVVVCQHSHRTGCLESHGEGTILYGQGNFLMDLPIPTPDYYREGLLLEINLPESGPGHEVRVHAFRQRPEQGDLARLEPAREAQFLAEFRQRSAELADPQRVHEHWLAFCSARARTYKAQLSVANRVLLKALVGLGLADLLLPESRRLLLQNLIRCQDHREALLTILEERL encoded by the coding sequence ATGAGCGCGCGGATCCTGATCTGCGGGGACATCGCGCCCCCGCCTGCCACCGTGGACGCCCTCTGCCACGCACCGCTGGAGCGGCTGGCGCCCGGGCACGCGGAGCTGTTCCGCTCCGCCGACCTAGTGCTGGCCAACCTGGAAGCCCCCCTCAGCCCGCCCGGGAGCGGCAGCCGCAAGAGCGGGCCCGTCCTGCAGCTGCCCGCGGAGGTGACGGCAGGCCTGCGCGAGCTGCGGATCCAGGCCCTGGGCCTGGCCAACAACCACAGCATGGATCACGGCCCGGCCGGCTTGGAGCGGACCCGGGCCGCCCTGGACCAGGCGGGGATCCGCCACTGCGGCGCCGGTGCGACTCTGGCGGAGGCCAGCCGTCCGCTGCTGCTGGAGGCCGGCGGACGGCGCGTCGGCCTGTTGGCGGTGGGGGCCCAGGAGTTCGGCGTGGCGCGCCCCGACCGGCCCGGGATGTGCCCGCTGGATCCCGTCCACGCGCTGCCCGCGCTGCAGGGTCTGGTGCGGCAGTGCGAGTTCCCCATCGTGCTGGTCCACGCTGGCAACGAGGGCCACGCCTACCCCAATCCCTGGCTGCAGGCCTACTGCCGCCTGTTGGTGGACACGGGCGCGCGCGTGGTGGTCTGCCAGCATTCGCACCGGACAGGCTGCCTGGAGTCCCACGGGGAGGGGACCATCCTCTACGGCCAGGGCAATTTCCTGATGGACCTGCCGATCCCCACCCCCGACTACTACCGCGAGGGCCTCCTGTTGGAGATCAACCTGCCGGAGTCCGGCCCGGGCCACGAGGTCCGCGTGCACGCCTTCCGGCAGCGCCCGGAGCAGGGCGACCTGGCGCGGCTGGAGCCCGCCCGCGAGGCGCAGTTCCTGGCCGAGTTCCGTCAGCGCAGCGCCGAGCTGGCCGATCCCCAGCGCGTGCACGAGCACTGGCTGGCCTTCTGCAGCGCCCGCGCCCGGACCTACAAGGCCCAGCTCAGCGTGGCCAACCGGGTGCTGCTGAAAGCGCTGGTCGGCCTGGGGCTGGCGGATCTGCTGCTGCCCGAATCCCGCCGGCTGCTGCTGCAGAACCTGATCCGCTGCCAGGACCACCGCGAAGCCCTGTTGACCATCCTGGAAGAGCGGCTGTGA
- a CDS encoding acyltransferase — protein sequence MKSLARFWNGRPAGLPAALLELATAALTNLGSRLCTWVWRSNFAACGPGCKILWRPVIRHPGNIRLGAGVVLAPGVVLGSETATGRLELEDSVWIGTHCRIDFSGHVSIGAGSTLSPGVVIYSHSHGLEPRSHPVTCEVRIGRGVWIGSGAVILQSVSEIPDGCVIGAGALVTRSPEPGQIIVGNPGRPLVRRAQP from the coding sequence ATGAAGAGCCTTGCCCGCTTCTGGAACGGCCGACCGGCCGGCCTGCCCGCCGCGCTGCTGGAACTGGCCACGGCGGCCCTGACCAACCTGGGCAGCCGCCTCTGCACCTGGGTCTGGCGCTCGAACTTCGCGGCCTGCGGCCCGGGCTGCAAAATCCTCTGGCGGCCGGTCATCCGGCATCCCGGCAACATCCGGCTGGGTGCCGGCGTGGTGCTGGCCCCGGGCGTGGTCCTGGGCAGCGAGACCGCCACCGGACGGCTGGAGCTCGAGGACAGCGTCTGGATCGGCACCCACTGCCGGATCGATTTCAGCGGCCACGTGAGCATCGGGGCCGGCAGCACGCTCTCCCCCGGAGTGGTGATCTACAGCCACTCCCACGGGCTGGAGCCGCGCAGCCACCCGGTGACCTGCGAGGTGCGGATCGGGCGCGGGGTCTGGATCGGCTCGGGAGCCGTGATCCTTCAGAGCGTGAGCGAGATTCCCGACGGCTGCGTGATCGGCGCCGGGGCCCTGGTGACGCGCTCGCCCGAACCGGGCCAGATCATCGTGGGCAATCCCGGCCGGCCCCTTGTCCGGCGGGCCCAGCCGTGA
- a CDS encoding glycosyltransferase family 4 protein yields the protein MRKAPVCISNGPLVVDGPRVLVNQHTGRFLEELSGLTGPLRVFQYLLRKTDRQDFGGLLDYDISGQPGLRPEGLVYHAANPLLKAVDRLRLYLQLPWLLRGTAWTYCFLPGTLPMYAAGVCRLLGVPYGVYVRGQLQVASRRTQQVLAHARLVVSNNSHTAAELAPYCRRPLVAPPMMAVGPADVVGERNGRRSSPPRVLFVGRIEAPKGVRELYQALDQLAREGAEFQLELVGLGPLGSPSQLPPALRARTTFAGFISDKQELAARYLAADLLVLPTHDEGFPRVLYEAMTYGLPSLTTFVGGIPSLMRAEENCLRCEPRDTASLADGLRRLLADPELRERLSAGARATIRAFHERSGESHARLVHREMSTP from the coding sequence ATGAGGAAAGCGCCGGTCTGCATCAGCAACGGGCCGCTGGTCGTCGACGGCCCGCGGGTCCTGGTCAATCAGCACACCGGGCGCTTCCTGGAGGAGCTGTCCGGCCTGACGGGTCCGCTGCGCGTGTTCCAGTACCTGCTGCGCAAAACGGACCGGCAGGACTTCGGCGGGCTGCTGGACTACGACATCAGCGGGCAGCCCGGCCTGCGACCGGAAGGCCTGGTCTACCACGCCGCGAACCCGCTCCTCAAGGCCGTCGATCGGCTGCGCCTCTATCTGCAGCTGCCCTGGCTCTTGCGCGGGACGGCCTGGACCTATTGCTTCCTGCCCGGCACCCTGCCCATGTACGCGGCCGGCGTGTGCCGCCTGCTGGGCGTACCCTACGGGGTCTACGTGCGCGGACAGCTCCAGGTCGCCAGCCGCCGCACCCAGCAGGTGCTGGCCCACGCCCGGCTGGTGGTCAGCAACAACTCCCACACCGCCGCGGAGCTGGCCCCCTACTGCCGGCGACCGCTGGTCGCCCCGCCCATGATGGCCGTGGGTCCCGCCGACGTGGTCGGGGAGCGAAACGGCCGCCGGAGCAGCCCGCCGCGCGTGCTCTTCGTGGGGCGGATCGAGGCCCCCAAGGGCGTGCGGGAACTCTACCAGGCCCTGGACCAGCTGGCCCGGGAAGGCGCGGAGTTCCAACTGGAGCTGGTGGGTCTGGGACCGCTGGGGAGTCCGTCCCAGCTGCCGCCGGCGCTGCGGGCGCGCACCACGTTCGCCGGCTTCATCAGCGACAAGCAGGAGCTGGCCGCGCGCTATCTGGCCGCCGATCTGCTGGTGCTGCCCACCCACGACGAGGGCTTCCCGCGCGTGCTCTACGAGGCCATGACCTACGGACTGCCCAGCCTGACCACCTTCGTCGGGGGAATTCCTAGTTTGATGCGCGCCGAAGAAAACTGCCTGCGCTGCGAGCCCCGCGACACCGCCAGCCTGGCCGACGGACTGCGGCGCCTGCTGGCGGATCCGGAGCTGCGCGAGCGCCTGTCCGCGGGCGCCCGGGCCACGATCCGGGCCTTTCACGAGCGCAGCGGCGAATCCCACGCCCGGCTGGTCCACAGGGAGATGTCCACCCCATGA